The stretch of DNA TCTTCGACCTCGGCCATAACGATGCGCTCGGGCCGACCCGCCTGTTGCGCGCCGGCGATATCTTCATCTCGCACACCCACATGGACCACTTCATCGGGTTCGATACGTTGCTCCGAGTAGCCCTGGGCCGCGGCAAAACGCTCCGCCTCTACGGGCCGCCTGGCCTCATCGCCAATGTTCAAGGAAAACTTCATGGCTATACCTGGAACCTCGTGGCCGGATATCCGCTCACCATCACCGTGCAGGAATTCCACGAGCAGGTCATCCGACAGGCCACCTTCCCGGCAATCGACGGCTTTCAGCGCCATGACACTCCGGACGTGCCTCGCATCAATCGCCAGGACGGTCATCGCTTTGCCGTACTCGAAGATCCCATGTTCACCATCGAAGCGGTCGCGCTCAATCACCGCATTCCCTCCCTGGCCTATTCGCTGCAAGAACAGTTTCACGTGAACGTCAACAGGGAGCAGCTGCATGCAGCCGGGCTTCCCGTGGGCTCCTGGCTGAAAGAAGTGAAGCAGTACCTCTGGCAGAGCAAGCCGGACGATTTTCGATTCCAGGCCACGCTCTACCATGAACACCACAAAGAGGAGCGCGAGTTCGTCCTAGGCAACGTTCGCGAGCGATTCATCACCATCAGCCGCGGACAGAAACTTGCCTATGTCGTGGATGCCCGCTACGACGAAGACAATGAAGCCAAGATCGTCGAGCTTGCGCAAGGCGCCGACATCTTTTACTGTGAGTCCCCCTACCTGGAACAGGATGCGGACAAGGCGAGGGACCGGCATCATCTGACCGCACACCAAGCCGGCGTGATGGCAAAGAAGGCCGGCGCGCGCGAGCTGGTCGTCTTCCATTTCTCCCCGCGCTATACCGGACTCGGGCATCGGATCGAGGCGGAAGCGCAGCAGGCATTTCGAGGCAGCTGAAGGAGGTCGCGGATGGGTGAGTGGGCTAAGTACGGATTGTACTTCTTATTGGGCGGCACGATTGTCAGCATCTCCACCTATCTGGGATCGCAAGGCCGGTCGTTCCTTGCCGCCTTCGCTAGCACCTTTCCTGCGATGACCGGCGCGACCTTCATCCTCATCTACCTCAACGGCGGCAGTGAACACCTCGTGACCTACGCCAAGAATC from Nitrospira sp. encodes:
- a CDS encoding DUF3147 domain-containing protein, which codes for MGEWAKYGLYFLLGGTIVSISTYLGSQGRSFLAAFASTFPAMTGATFILIYLNGGSEHLVTYAKNLLWFVPPWLVYVGCMIYGVERVGFWLSMAGSMVLYMCCVGLVKLLAR